ttctgttattataCACATACTTTCctaaactcatttttctttttagattttccctttaatcttatttatttcttatgtttGTCTAATCCTTCTTCACTTTTATAATCGtgcattttttatatttctttgtttaggAACAATGCACAGTCTCTTTACCCATCTTccttaattatataattatgcATATGTTTAATCATCCAAATACACTTTCTTCTATGTTCCAGCAAATATTAATTCCTGAaatgttaacatatttttattatgtaccTGGTGTATTTCTAAGTTGTGGGATACATTGGATAACAAGACAGATGTTGTCCTTAGCTTTACGGGAGTCGGAGTCCCATCAGGAAGGAGAAGTAACAAAGATTCAGTGAATTACAATTGTAGTAAGTACTACCAAGAAATACAGTGTTTCTTGAGAGTAAATGTATTCAATCTACActaaatggtttttattttagccaCTAAAAGAACATGAATATTACAATCTACTATTATTATGTACAAGGAATAGTCATAATATGTTATTGAAATATCTTTTAGACACCAAAATTTGATGCTTTCTCTTAGCCAATACCATGTTCTATTGTtgttattcattcacttatctCATTGTTGACAACTACTACTAACaggtgagaggaagggaagaaaattaacacttactgaatatttatatattaatacgTACACATTTAATACATGATTACAAAACTTTATTATGTCCCTGCTACGGACTCTGAAAAGGTAGTGTTTTTAACTGcaatttcataaataaattgAGGTTCAAGAATTTAAGTAGCTTACTTAATATCAACTTGTCAGTGGCTGAACCATATCTAAATAAAGCTAAAATTACAAGATAAGGTGATAAGTCCTACAATAGAGGTTTGAACAAAATGCTTTTCACTACACTGTTATGCCCACCATAGTTTTAAGCTTCTCAGATCATGTGGTAAGTACATTAGGGCAGTGCTTCTGAAATTATCTTTGGTGAAAAAACAGGGCTTATTTTCCAGTCCTTCATAGACTGATACCTTAGTAAATGCAAACTCACAtacctgggtcttgctgtggtGTAAAATTGCTAGAGAAGTTTCTAAACACTAGCTCTCAATATCTGCATGTAACAGGATACAAACTTGGAACAGAGAATTTGTGGACTTGCACCTCTGTGTGGACCACTTCTTTGTTGCTTCAGGGAATCCACATATGAATATGTCCTAAGCCCTGCCTTTGAGAAGCTTGCAGTTTGCTAGGTGAGTTAGAACTGTACTCGGTTTACTAAAATACAAGAGATAGTAAAATAAATGCTAGTAATATAAAGAAAGACATCACAAAAATGATTGAAATTTAGTAAACCTTGAAGATAAACATGTTCAAAGGATGGGGAGTCAGGAGGAAGTGTCTGTTTGCCAGAACACGGCATGTAGTCTTGGAACTGGATGGAATAGTTGAGAAGTGGTAAAAGAGTTTTGCGTGACTGAAGCCAGGCTATATTAGTCTCaaatcaaaaatcaaaagaattttgGGCTGAATTCCTAGTACCCATGTTGACCAATCTGGTGTCTCACGAAGAACATCATATCATCTATcctgggaggaagcagaggggTATTAAACGCAGAGAAAACATGGTGGTTATGCTAGTAATAATAAAGTAAGACTTCATAGATGTggtaaacatttaagaaatatttaagatgaaCATGTTCCCAGAAGTGTGGtctgggaagaagagaagaagggtcTGTGTGCCAGATGAAGGCTTATAGGCTTAGAAGGGTTCGCAATAGTGATGAGTTCTACGCGACTAGGGCCAGGTCGTATTAGTTTGAATGAAACATCAAAAGATTTCAGGTTGAATTTCTGTTACTCCTGTTAACCACCTTGTATCTCATAAGTAGTATCATGGCATCAATCCTGGGAGGAAGCAGAGGTTATTAAATGCAGAGACCACTTGGTGATAGAAAACAGTGCCACGTGACAGCCACTAATTTCTCTGTGATCCCGTTTTGGAGGCCGTGAGCATATTTGGACAGTGTTAATGCAAAAGTAGAAGTAGACTTTCACAGCCTTGACCTTTACTCTTCTATAACATTAACAAATATCATAATTTACATTTTCAGGTAGCAATACTGACCAAGATAATGGATGGAGACAATCACTCTGTGGTGTCAGAGTTTGTGTTCCTGGGACTCACCAATTCCTGGGAGATCCAACTTCTCCTCTTTGTGTTCTCTTCCACCTTTTATGTGGCAAGCATGATGGGAAACTCCCTCATTATGCTCACTGTGACCTCTGACCCTCACTTACACTCCCCCATGTACTTTCTGTTGGCCAATCTCTCCTTCATTGACCTGGGAGTTTCTTCTGTCACTTCTCCCAAGATGATTTATGACCTTTTCAGAAAACATAAAGTCATTTCCTTTAGTGGCTGCATCACTCAACTCTTTTTCATCCATGTCATTGGTAGCGTGGAGATGGTGCTGCTCATAGCCATGGCCATTGACAGATATGTTGCCATATGTAAGCCTCTCCACTATCTGACCATCTTGAGCCCAAGAATGTGCATcttctttttagtggttgcctggaTGACTGGCCTTATCCACTCCACAGTTCAATTGGCTTTGGTGATAAACTTACCCTTCTGTGGTCCTAATGTGTTGGACAGCTTTTACTGTGATCTTCCTTGGATCATGAAACTTGCCTGCACAGACACTGATCGACTAGAGTCCGTGGTCACAGCCAACAGTGGATTCATCTCTGTTGGCACCCTCTTCATGCTGATCATTTCCTATATCA
This is a stretch of genomic DNA from Equus caballus isolate H_3958 breed thoroughbred chromosome 1, TB-T2T, whole genome shotgun sequence. It encodes these proteins:
- the OR4F14Q gene encoding olfactory receptor family 4 subfamily F member 14Q (The RefSeq protein has 1 substitution compared to this genomic sequence) — protein: MDGDNHSVVSEFVFLGLTNSWEIQLLLFVFSSTFYVASMMGNSLIMLTVTSDPHLHSPMYFLLANLSFIDLGVSSVTSPKMIYDLFRKHKVISFSGCITQLFFIHVIGSVEMVLLIAMAIDRYVAICKPLHYLTILSPRMCIFFLVVAWMTGLIHSTVQLALVVNLPFCGPNVLDSFYCDLPWIMKLACTDTDRLESVVTANSGFISVGTLFMLIISYIIIILTVQKHSSAGSSKALSTLSAHIIVVVLFFGPLIFVFTRSSPSLHLDKFLGFFDVVFTPFLNPLIYTFRNQEMKVAVRRVCRQLVNYWKIS